The following are encoded together in the Triticum dicoccoides isolate Atlit2015 ecotype Zavitan chromosome 6B, WEW_v2.0, whole genome shotgun sequence genome:
- the LOC119322881 gene encoding E3 ubiquitin-protein ligase COP1-like — MGDSSVAPAGALVPSVPKPEHAPSGGDPAAQLQALAAAADDACAGASPSSSPEAAEGAEADAAGDRDLLCPICMGLIKDAFLTACGHSFCYMCIVTHLNHKSDCPCCANYLTKAQLYPNFLLDKVVKKMSARQVAKTASPIDQFRHVVQQGNDMTVKELDSLMTLIAEKKRQMEQQESETNMQILLVFLHCLRKQKLEELNEIQTDLQYIKDDISSVERHRLDLYRTKERYSMRLRMLLDEPAASKMWPSPMDKPSSPFVPNSRAPPSTSSPGGLNNRRFDLRAPASHQGHQRRDALASSDPPNPPLQSGNVIARKRRVQAQFNELQEYYLQRRRTGAQSHRQEDAVTMNREGYHEGLEDFQSVLTTFTRYSRLRVIAELRHGDLFHSANIVSSIEFDRDDELFATAGVSKRIKVFEFSTVVNEPSDVHCPVVEMATRSKLSCLSWNKYSKNVIASSDYEGIVTVWDVQTRQSVMEYEEHEKRAWSVDFSRTEPKMLVSGSDDCKVKVWCTNQEASAINIDMKANICSVKYNPGSSYYVAVGSADHHIHYFDLRNPSAPLHVFGGHKKAVSYVKFLSNNELASASTDSTLRLWDVKDNCPLRTFRGHKNEKNFVGLSVNNEYIACGSETNEVFVYHKAISKPASSHRFLSTDLDDAEDDPGSYFISAVCWKSDSPTMLTANSQGTIKVLVLAP; from the exons aTGGGCGACTCCTCGGTGGCCCCCGCCGGCGCGCTCGTGCCGTCGGTGCCCAAGCCGGAGCACGCGCCGTCCGGGGGCGACCCGGCGGCCCAGCTCCAggccctggcggcggcggcggacgacgcgTGCGCGGGcgcctcgccgtcgtcgtcgccggagGCGGCGGAGGGGGCGGAGGCGGATGCAGCGGGGGACAGGGACCTGCTCTGCCCGATCTGCATGGGGCTCATCAAGGACGCCTTCCTCACCGCCTGCGGCCACAGCTTCTGCTACATGTGCATCGTCACGCACCTCAACCACAAGAGCGACTGCCCCTGCTGCGCCAACTACCTCACCAAGGCGCAGCTCTACCCCAACTTCCTCCTCGACAAG GTCGTGAAGAAAATGTCGGCCCGGCAAGTTGCGAAAACAGCATCTCCCATTGATCAATTCCGACATGTTGTGCAACAG GGAAATGACATGACAGTTAAAGAGCTAGACAGCCTTATGACTTTGATTGCTGAGAAGAAGAGGCAAATGGAACAACAAGAGTCAGAGACAAATATGCAAATATTGCTAGTCTTCTTGCACTGCCTTAGAAAGCAAAAGCTTGAAGAGTTGAATGAG ATTCAAACTGACCTGCAGTACATCAAAGATGATATAAGCAGTGTGGAGAGACATAGGTTAGATCTGTATCGAACAAAAGAAAGGTACTCCATGAGGCTGCGCATGCTTTTGGATGAACCTGCTGCATCAAAGATGTGGCCTTCGCCTATGGACAAACCTAGTAGTCCCTTTGTTCCCAACTCTCGGGCACCACCTAGCACATCATCTCCAGGGGGGTTAAATAATAGGAGGTTTGATTTGAGAGCACCGGCAAGCCATCAAGGACATCAAAGAAGAGATGCCCTTGCTAGCTCAGACCCTCCCAATCCCCCTCTACAGTCGGGTAATGTTATTGCTCGGAAGAGGCGAGTTCAAGCGCAG TTTAACGAGCTTCAAGAATACTATTTGCAAAGACGGCGTACTGGAGCGCAGTCTCACAGGCAGGAGGATGCTGTTACGATGAATAGAGAAGGTTATCATGAAGGTCTTGAAGATTTTCAGTCTGTGCTTACAACATTCACTCGATATAG TCGCTTACGTGTAATTGCGGAACTTAGACATGGAGATCTGTTCCACTCAGCAAATATTGTATCCAG TATCGAATTTGACCGTGATGATGAGCTATTCGCTACTGCTGGAGTCTCGAAGCGTATTAAAGTCTTCGAATTTTCTACA GTTGTTAATGAGCCATCAGATGTCCACTGTCCAGTTGTTGAAATGGCTACCAGATCTAAACTCAGCTGCCTTAGCTGGAACAAGTACTCAAAAAATGTTATAGCAAGTAGTGATTATGAAGGCATAGTTACTGTTTGGGATGTTCAAACCCGCCAG AGTGTAATGGAGTATGAAGAGCATGAGAAAAGAGCATGGAGTGTTGATTTTTCACGTACAGAGCCCAAGATGCTAGTATCTGGTAGTGATGATTGCAAG GTCAAAGTGTGGTGCACAAATCAGGAAGCAAGTGCCATTAACATTGATATGAAGGCAAATATTTGCTCTGTTAAATATAATCCTGGATCGAGCTACTATGTCGCA GTCGGATCTGCTGATCACCATATTCATTATTTTGATTTACGAAATCCAAGTGCACCTCTCCATGTTTTTGGTGGGCACAAGAAAGCTGTTTCTTATGTGAAATTCTTATCAAATAATGAGCTTGCATCTGCATCGACCGATAGCACGTTACGGTTATGGGATGTCAAGGACAATTGCCCA CTAAGGACTTTCAGAGGGCACAAAAATGAGAAGAACTTCGTAGGACTATCTGTAAATAACGAATATATTGCTTGCGGGAGTGAAACAAATGAGGTTTTTGTTTACCACAAG GCTATCTCAAAACCTGCTTCCAGCCATCGGTTTCTATCCACGGACCTGGACGACGCCGAGGATGATCCCGGGTCTTATTTCATCAGCGCTGTCTGCTGGAAGAGCGATAGCCCTACTATGCTAACTGCTAACAGCCAGGGGACCATTAAAGTTCTCGTGCTCGCCCCTTGA
- the LOC119325268 gene encoding uncharacterized protein LOC119325268 codes for MRTAVRRASVTALVTACVTVVAYAVATAAQYAIGRHHLCSQAFFLLRCVRVTAAAADEWRALWLAMLCCAVLEAAVAALALRLPCRRLALACLQLAVTMVRHCMCARAGLLLLAADPGYLFGRICVGFAFCFAANDVANFVDFLRGGDK; via the exons ATGAGGACTGCCGTCAGGCGCGCCAGCGTAACGGCGCTCGTCACCGCCTGCGTCACCGTCGTCGCCTACGCCGTGGCCACAGCGGCCCAGTACGCAATCGGCCGCCACCACCTCTGCAGCCAG GCTTTCTTCCTCCTGCGCTGCGTCAGGGTGACTGCCGCGGCGGCCGACGAGTGGAGGGCCCTCTGGCTCGCCATGCTCTGCTGCGCGGTGCTCGAGGCGGCCGTGGCGGCGCTGGCGCTGCGGCTCCCAtgccgccgcctcgccctcgcctGCCTCCAGCTCGCGGTCACCATGGTCCGCCACTGCATGTGCGCccgcgccggcctcctcctcctcgccgccgacccaggATACCTCTTCGGCAGGATCTGCGTCGGGTTCGCCTTCTGCTTCGCAGCGAACGACGTCGCCAACTTCGTGGACTTTCTCCGTGGAGGTGACAAGTGA